The following proteins are co-located in the Clostridiales bacterium genome:
- the hcp gene encoding hydroxylamine reductase, whose amino-acid sequence MGMFCYQCQETGRGTGCEYGGVCGKSEELADFQDLLIYTIKGIAEIIVKGGLDTSVLSDVNREVLRSLFMTITNANFDEEAVIGQIQKMIGERDKLRELIDAVELHDAATYEIGTMRDMIFKASYADMTGRENKDVRSLKHLILFGIKGLAAYTYHALQLGKEKQEIYQFIYEALNATLDDRENVEHLTSLVMKTGQFGVEAMALLDAGNTERYGNPEITEVSIETGENPAILVSGHDLTDLEELLVQTQGTGVDVYTHGEMLPAHYYPEFKKYKNFVGNYGNAWWQQEEEFKTFHGPILFTTNCIVPPISEEVRNRIFTTGATGYPGCTHIGAGADGKKDFSQLIELAKKLESPLTIEHGSIIGGFAHAQVFALADKVVDAVKSGAIRKFVVMAGCDGRMQSREYYTEFAEKLPKDTVILTAGCAKYRYNKLSLGTIGDIPRVLDAGQCNDSYSLALIALKLKEVFDLSDINELPIVYNIAWYEQKAVIVLLALLYLGVKNIRLGPTLPAFLSPNILKFLVDHFGICGINSVSEDLLNVCS is encoded by the coding sequence ATGGGTATGTTTTGCTATCAGTGCCAGGAAACAGGGCGGGGAACCGGCTGTGAATATGGCGGAGTATGCGGAAAAAGTGAAGAGCTGGCTGATTTCCAGGATCTTCTGATCTACACGATCAAGGGCATCGCGGAGATCATTGTAAAAGGAGGCCTCGATACATCGGTATTGTCAGATGTAAATCGGGAGGTGCTTAGAAGCCTTTTTATGACGATCACCAACGCAAATTTTGATGAAGAGGCCGTCATCGGCCAAATACAAAAAATGATTGGGGAAAGAGACAAACTACGGGAGCTAATCGATGCAGTTGAATTGCATGACGCTGCCACTTATGAGATCGGCACCATGCGAGACATGATTTTTAAAGCTTCCTATGCGGATATGACGGGAAGAGAAAACAAGGATGTCCGTTCCCTGAAACATCTGATTCTCTTTGGAATCAAAGGACTGGCTGCATATACATACCATGCCTTGCAGCTGGGAAAAGAAAAGCAGGAGATCTATCAATTCATATATGAAGCCTTGAATGCGACACTGGATGATAGGGAAAATGTAGAACATCTCACATCCCTTGTAATGAAAACGGGACAGTTCGGTGTTGAGGCTATGGCACTTCTTGACGCAGGTAATACAGAGCGATACGGAAATCCGGAAATCACAGAAGTCAGTATCGAAACTGGTGAAAACCCAGCTATTCTAGTGTCAGGACACGATCTGACTGACCTGGAGGAGCTTCTTGTGCAGACGCAAGGAACTGGTGTAGATGTCTATACCCACGGTGAAATGCTGCCGGCGCATTATTATCCAGAATTTAAAAAATATAAAAATTTTGTTGGAAACTATGGGAATGCGTGGTGGCAGCAGGAGGAAGAATTTAAAACCTTTCATGGTCCTATCCTATTTACGACAAACTGCATTGTGCCTCCCATCAGCGAAGAGGTCAGGAACCGGATTTTTACCACAGGTGCCACCGGTTATCCCGGATGTACTCACATTGGAGCAGGAGCTGATGGAAAAAAAGATTTCTCTCAGCTGATCGAACTTGCAAAGAAGCTTGAATCACCGCTGACAATCGAGCATGGCAGTATCATCGGAGGCTTTGCTCACGCACAGGTATTTGCTTTAGCAGACAAGGTGGTAGATGCAGTAAAGTCAGGTGCCATTCGAAAGTTTGTGGTTATGGCAGGCTGTGACGGCAGAATGCAGTCCCGGGAATACTATACAGAGTTTGCGGAAAAACTGCCTAAAGATACCGTTATCCTAACGGCGGGATGTGCGAAATATCGTTATAACAAGCTTTCCCTTGGAACCATCGGAGACATCCCTAGAGTACTGGATGCCGGTCAGTGCAACGACTCATATTCCCTGGCGCTCATTGCTTTGAAACTGAAGGAAGTCTTTGATTTATCGGATATCAATGAACTGCCGATCGTTTATAATATCGCGTGGTATGAACAGAAAGCAGTGATCGTGTTACTTGCACTGCTGTATCTGGGGGTAAAAAACATCCGGCTGGGACCCACACTCCCTGCCTTTTTATCTCCCAATATCCTGAAATTTCTCGTGGATCACTTTGGTATCTGCGGAATCAATTCTGTTTCAGAGGATTTGTTGAACGTCTGTTCTTAA
- the radA gene encoding DNA repair protein RadA: protein MSKKSKTVFICQECGYESPKWQGQCICGQWNTMVEEKVVEIREDDKRHRGASGEKLKANRLSDIKSGSETRIDTGIGELNRVLGGGLVVGSLTLISGEPGIGKSTIIIQAASKIAERCGKVLYVTGEESAEQVKMRADRVCKGSLDDLFLLSETNMEHIVKIAEELNPAFLIIDSIQTMYTDALESAPGSVSQVRACGNELMRIGKGKKIPIFIVAHVTKSGDLAGPKIIEHLVDCVLNFTGERDQDLRILRAYKNRFGTTSEIGAFEMAEEGLTEIHNLSECFLEGMEEGTEGAVATALYEGTRPLLLEVQALTSPTNIGFARRTAIGVELSRLNMILAVLERKANLSLINQDVYVNIVGGMRPEGTSIDLAVALAIYSSCKRMKGLNRVLAIGEIGLTGDLRSIRNADKIVREAARLGFRTVIMPQKNAAKLAEMPGGLKVVGVNSLNEAIQTASQT, encoded by the coding sequence ATGAGCAAAAAATCAAAAACGGTTTTCATTTGTCAGGAGTGCGGGTATGAGAGTCCCAAATGGCAAGGCCAGTGCATCTGCGGCCAATGGAATACCATGGTGGAAGAAAAAGTTGTTGAAATAAGAGAAGATGATAAGCGTCACCGGGGTGCTTCTGGAGAGAAATTAAAGGCAAACAGACTTTCTGACATCAAATCGGGAAGCGAGACAAGGATTGATACCGGCATCGGGGAACTGAATCGTGTTTTGGGAGGCGGCCTTGTGGTTGGCTCCCTGACGTTGATTTCCGGTGAGCCGGGTATCGGCAAATCCACCATAATTATACAAGCAGCGTCGAAGATAGCAGAACGCTGCGGAAAAGTACTTTATGTGACGGGAGAAGAATCGGCGGAACAGGTGAAAATGCGTGCGGACAGAGTTTGCAAGGGCAGCCTTGATGACTTATTTCTGCTTTCGGAAACAAACATGGAACATATCGTCAAAATTGCTGAGGAGCTGAATCCGGCCTTTTTAATCATAGATTCCATCCAGACCATGTATACTGATGCACTGGAATCGGCACCGGGCAGTGTTTCTCAGGTCAGGGCCTGCGGAAATGAGCTCATGAGAATCGGCAAGGGAAAGAAAATACCGATCTTTATCGTGGCGCATGTTACAAAGAGCGGAGATCTTGCAGGTCCGAAGATCATTGAGCATTTGGTAGACTGCGTGCTTAACTTCACAGGAGAGAGGGATCAGGATCTGAGAATCTTAAGAGCATACAAAAATCGATTCGGAACCACAAGCGAAATCGGTGCTTTTGAGATGGCGGAGGAGGGACTGACCGAGATTCATAATCTCTCCGAGTGCTTCCTGGAAGGCATGGAGGAGGGAACAGAAGGAGCGGTGGCAACGGCACTATATGAAGGAACCCGCCCACTGCTTTTAGAGGTTCAGGCGCTGACCTCTCCGACGAATATTGGTTTCGCACGGAGAACTGCTATCGGTGTGGAACTCTCCAGACTGAATATGATTCTGGCTGTTCTGGAACGAAAGGCTAACCTTTCGCTGATTAACCAAGACGTTTATGTCAATATCGTAGGAGGCATGAGGCCGGAAGGCACCTCTATTGATCTGGCGGTTGCTTTAGCAATCTATTCCTCCTGTAAAAGGATGAAAGGATTAAATCGGGTTCTTGCAATCGGAGAAATTGGACTCACCGGGGATCTTAGATCCATTCGGAATGCAGATAAGATCGTGAGAGAGGCAGCTCGGCTCGGCTTTAGAACGGTCATTATGCCGCAAAAAAATGCCGCCAAGCTTGCAGAAATGCCCGGCGGCCTTAAGGTGGTGGGGGTGAACAGCCTGAACGAAGCAATCCAGACCGCTTCGCAAACCTAG